A region of candidate division TA06 bacterium DNA encodes the following proteins:
- a CDS encoding tetratricopeptide repeat protein, which translates to MLKRHYKIILILALTVIAYWPVFSADFMYDDRFFVQENAKIREWRFVPEYFANSSRSMASIFWDGIWRPLRTVSYLIDYKIWGSGAFGFHLTSLLWHLLNILLAYILLGQLFNDRRLTTMACLIFALHPVQTEAVAWISSRGDLMFTAFGLMMFIFYRKYFQTRKKIHLVLSLACFVPALLSKETAVVIPLLIMLYDWLFEGQGRIRTLAAGWKRYAPYFVLILAYLAVRRLALGRVSQCPYWGDSVWTTFFTMFRASLEYVRLLFLPLRPRVDYVYQLSTSLLDWRVLGSLAVLSGISLLAWQDIKKQRYLAFGWLWLVAGLMPVSNLLPLTAILAERFLYLPLMGFAVWAGYLWSRLENRKLAGAVLFLVLIAMMTLSIRRNLEWQDPFRFWTTEVSRSPNSYIAHDYLGNFYYQKGDLPSAERHLLRAEELDPTYFNSLHGLSLVYAKWEKYDQAIIYALKNLSFDPASPDAYITLGISYGGKGDLLRAEEAFKQAVSLDPESKEGWTNLGIIYCQQKMWDKAAEVYSKAVAANPGDPGSYNGLALALIRQGNEGQAIGLWQKALASNPDHLESRMNLAQALEKTDPAGAAVQWGIFLQTAQKLGQPVNREFIGRRIEALKKNEKK; encoded by the coding sequence TTGCTAAAAAGACATTATAAAATAATCCTGATCCTGGCCCTGACGGTCATCGCCTATTGGCCGGTATTCTCGGCCGATTTCATGTACGATGACCGTTTTTTTGTGCAGGAGAACGCCAAGATCCGTGAGTGGCGGTTTGTCCCGGAGTACTTTGCCAACTCCAGCCGCTCCATGGCCAGCATCTTCTGGGACGGGATCTGGCGGCCGCTGCGGACGGTCTCGTACCTGATTGATTATAAGATCTGGGGCTCAGGCGCCTTCGGCTTTCACCTGACCAGCCTGCTGTGGCACCTGCTGAACATCCTGCTGGCATATATCCTGCTGGGACAGCTGTTCAATGACCGGCGGCTGACAACCATGGCCTGCCTTATATTTGCCCTGCACCCGGTCCAGACCGAGGCGGTGGCCTGGATCTCCAGCCGGGGCGACCTGATGTTCACAGCTTTCGGCCTGATGATGTTCATCTTTTACCGGAAATATTTTCAGACCCGGAAAAAGATACATCTGGTTTTGTCGCTGGCCTGCTTCGTTCCGGCCCTCTTGTCCAAGGAAACGGCCGTGGTCATTCCCCTGCTGATCATGCTTTACGACTGGCTTTTTGAGGGCCAGGGCAGGATCAGGACGCTGGCCGCCGGATGGAAAAGATATGCACCCTATTTTGTCCTGATACTGGCTTACCTGGCAGTGCGGCGGCTGGCTCTGGGCCGGGTCTCGCAATGCCCATACTGGGGCGACTCCGTCTGGACCACGTTCTTCACCATGTTCCGGGCGTCTTTGGAATACGTCCGGCTGCTGTTCCTTCCTCTCCGGCCGCGGGTGGATTATGTCTATCAGCTTTCCACTTCCCTGCTGGATTGGCGGGTGCTTGGTTCCCTGGCAGTTTTGTCGGGCATCAGCCTGCTGGCCTGGCAGGACATCAAAAAACAGAGATACCTGGCCTTCGGCTGGCTGTGGCTGGTGGCCGGCCTGATGCCGGTCTCCAACCTGCTGCCGTTGACGGCCATTCTGGCGGAGAGGTTCTTATATCTGCCCTTGATGGGTTTTGCGGTATGGGCCGGATATCTTTGGAGCAGGCTGGAGAACAGGAAACTGGCTGGGGCCGTCTTGTTCCTTGTCCTGATAGCCATGATGACCCTTTCCATAAGACGAAATCTGGAATGGCAGGATCCTTTCAGATTCTGGACCACCGAGGTTTCCCGTTCCCCAAATTCCTACATCGCCCACGATTACCTGGGAAACTTTTATTACCAGAAAGGCGACCTGCCTTCCGCCGAGCGCCATCTGTTAAGGGCAGAGGAACTAGACCCTACTTATTTCAACAGCCTGCACGGCCTGTCACTGGTTTACGCCAAGTGGGAGAAGTACGACCAGGCGATCATCTATGCCCTTAAAAACCTGTCTTTTGATCCCGCCAGCCCTGACGCCTATATAACGCTGGGCATCAGCTATGGAGGCAAGGGCGACCTGCTTCGGGCTGAAGAAGCCTTTAAACAGGCGGTTTCCCTTGATCCTGAAAGCAAGGAGGGATGGACCAACCTGGGAATCATCTATTGCCAACAAAAAATGTGGGATAAGGCCGCGGAGGTTTACTCAAAAGCCGTGGCCGCCAACCCCGGCGATCCCGGTTCTTACAACGGCCTGGCCCTGGCCTTGATCCGGCAGGGCAATGAAGGTCAGGCCATAGGACTTTGGCAAAAGGCCCTGGCGTCAAACCCCGATCATCTGGAGAGCAGGATGAACCTGGCCCAGGCTTTGGAAAAGACCGATCCCGCCGGAGCGGCGGTCCAGTGGGGAATATTTTTACAGACCGCCCAAAAGCTGGGCCAGCCGGTCAACCGGGAGTTCATCGGCCGGAGGATCGAAGCCTTGAAGAAAAATGAGAAAAAATAA
- a CDS encoding radical SAM protein gives MKVLLVNPPAYLGVSQVREGRCMQRAGAWTSVWPPLSLALTAAVLRRAGHQVKLHDCIVENISRSRLIQIVKEYAPDWCLFNSATPSIAGDMETVDETAQALPGCRTAFFGIHPTALPEETFGLSRGLDVIIMGEPEQTALELVSGEKFDGISGISYRRQGKVLHNPPRATMEDLDRLPYPAWDLIDKNLYKLPLSDQPFLLLATNRGCPFGCRFCADHVYYGKRLRKFSPKRIVDEIEHDIKQTGVNQFLFWAESFTLDRDHALSVADEIISRKLNIGWVCNSRVDQVDREMLERFQQAGCWMIGFGVESGSQRILDLMAKGTTVDQTRKAVAMAQKAGLQVTAHVMFGYPGETREDLRTTLDLAKELDFDFAQFYSAVPFPGSELYARANDEGWITNRDWRFFEQNFSVIKTPELDPAEVEAFRSRAFREFYLRPGQILKTMRSLKTPAAWKQTFRALWGFRDWAG, from the coding sequence TTGAAGGTTTTGCTGGTAAATCCCCCGGCCTATCTGGGGGTGTCCCAGGTGCGGGAGGGAAGGTGCATGCAGCGGGCAGGGGCCTGGACCTCGGTCTGGCCGCCGCTTTCCCTGGCCCTGACCGCGGCGGTGCTGCGCCGGGCCGGGCATCAGGTGAAACTGCACGACTGCATAGTGGAAAATATCTCCAGGTCCAGGCTGATCCAGATCGTCAAGGAATATGCCCCCGACTGGTGCCTGTTCAACAGCGCCACCCCGTCCATCGCCGGAGACATGGAGACGGTGGACGAGACGGCCCAAGCTCTGCCGGGCTGCCGGACCGCGTTTTTTGGCATCCACCCCACCGCCCTGCCGGAGGAGACCTTCGGCCTTTCCCGGGGCTTGGATGTCATAATAATGGGGGAGCCGGAGCAGACCGCGCTGGAACTGGTCTCAGGGGAAAAGTTTGACGGCATCTCCGGCATCAGCTACCGCCGGCAGGGGAAGGTTCTTCACAACCCGCCCAGGGCCACCATGGAAGATCTTGACCGCCTGCCTTACCCGGCCTGGGACCTGATTGACAAGAATCTTTATAAACTCCCGCTCTCGGACCAGCCGTTCCTGCTTTTGGCCACCAACCGGGGCTGTCCTTTTGGCTGCCGGTTCTGCGCCGACCATGTCTATTACGGGAAAAGGCTCAGAAAGTTCTCCCCCAAAAGGATCGTGGATGAGATAGAACACGACATCAAGCAGACCGGAGTGAACCAGTTCCTTTTCTGGGCCGAATCTTTCACCTTGGACAGGGATCATGCCCTGTCAGTGGCAGACGAGATAATCTCCCGAAAACTCAATATCGGCTGGGTCTGCAACAGCCGGGTGGACCAGGTGGACCGGGAGATGCTGGAAAGATTCCAACAGGCGGGTTGCTGGATGATAGGCTTTGGGGTGGAGTCCGGCAGCCAGAGGATCCTGGACCTGATGGCCAAGGGGACCACGGTAGATCAGACCCGGAAAGCAGTGGCCATGGCGCAAAAGGCCGGCCTGCAGGTCACGGCCCACGTGATGTTCGGGTACCCCGGTGAAACCAGGGAGGATCTGAGAACCACCCTGGACCTGGCGAAGGAATTGGATTTTGATTTTGCCCAGTTCTATTCCGCGGTGCCTTTTCCCGGTTCGGAACTTTATGCCCGAGCCAATGATGAAGGCTGGATAACCAACCGGGACTGGAGGTTCTTTGAACAGAACTTTTCCGTCATCAAAACACCGGAGCTGGATCCCGCCGAGGTGGAAGCCTTCAGGAGCAGGGCTTTCCGGGAATTTTACCTGAGGCCCGGACAGATACTGAAGACCATGAGGTCTCTTAAAACCCCGGCCGCCTGGAAGCAGACCTTCAGGGCATTGTGGGGGTTCCGGGATTGGGCGGGATAA
- a CDS encoding glycosyltransferase family 2 protein codes for MKNITVAIIARDEESTIARAVLGARNHAGELLVVDGGSVDRTAEIARNEGALVLADDGRGKGAGVRLAIQKARGEILVLMDADGSHQSSDIPELVRPIREGRADLVIASRLRGGSDEFHGTLDNIIRQAGGALISLMLNWRWKADITDCENGFRAIEVRKARELGLKADGFLIEQEMVIKALKRGLRITEIASHEYSRQGGVSKLKTSQGWKFLWHILREMLT; via the coding sequence GTGAAAAACATTACCGTAGCCATAATTGCCAGGGACGAGGAATCCACCATCGCCCGGGCGGTGCTCGGCGCAAGAAACCATGCCGGCGAACTGCTGGTGGTTGACGGCGGTTCCGTTGACCGGACGGCAGAGATAGCCCGGAATGAAGGCGCGTTGGTGCTGGCCGATGACGGCCGGGGCAAGGGGGCCGGGGTGCGGCTGGCCATACAAAAAGCCCGGGGAGAGATCCTGGTGCTGATGGACGCCGACGGCTCGCATCAGTCCTCGGACATCCCGGAACTGGTCCGGCCGATCAGGGAAGGCCGGGCCGACCTGGTGATCGCTTCCAGATTGCGGGGCGGTTCGGACGAGTTCCACGGCACTTTGGACAACATCATCCGCCAGGCCGGCGGAGCATTGATCAGCCTGATGCTCAACTGGCGCTGGAAGGCCGATATCACCGACTGCGAGAACGGATTCCGGGCCATCGAAGTCCGGAAGGCCAGGGAACTGGGGTTGAAAGCCGACGGTTTCCTGATCGAGCAGGAAATGGTGATCAAGGCCCTCAAACGGGGTCTGAGGATCACCGAGATAGCCAGCCACGAATATTCCCGGCAGGGCGGGGTCTCCAAGCTGAAGACCAGCCAGGGCTGGAAATTCCTGTGGCACATCCTCCGGGAGATGCTGACTTGA
- a CDS encoding tetratricopeptide repeat protein, with product MKNNSAYILFLFVLLLWPLSSLKAAVGDEFDLRIDRGLEILYQGQYQEAIDTFDAFINQHPKNPAGYFFKAGAYQLRSMAYETDVWDDLQRSLLDSSLDLSGRAISQDRRDAWAFFIRGGTYAYRAAIKVRTKDYFSALNNGLSAVSDLNKAAALDPQLYDAYMGIGSFHYFRTKATSVLKWLPFIGDNREQGTAEIKLAIEKGRYSKVMAQNGLAWIYVDYEKYPLALEQARQLENSYPQNHVFFWIAPEVYWRTKQWDKGSDGYARLLKLLDQSQPMNNFNRVVVGSRLAKCYYQQKKYREALETSQKALNLALDERSARRLKYERGRAYEVLKQAEKKLKDSK from the coding sequence GTGAAAAATAATTCAGCATATATATTATTCCTTTTTGTCCTTCTGCTGTGGCCTCTCTCATCATTGAAGGCGGCGGTGGGAGATGAATTTGATCTCCGGATAGACCGGGGGCTGGAGATCCTTTACCAGGGACAGTATCAGGAAGCCATAGACACCTTCGACGCCTTCATAAACCAGCATCCCAAAAACCCGGCCGGATATTTTTTCAAGGCCGGAGCCTACCAGCTCAGATCCATGGCCTACGAGACCGATGTCTGGGATGATCTCCAGAGATCACTATTGGACAGCTCACTGGACCTTTCCGGCCGGGCCATCTCGCAGGACCGCCGCGATGCCTGGGCCTTTTTCATCCGGGGAGGGACCTATGCCTACCGGGCAGCCATTAAGGTCCGGACCAAGGATTACTTTTCGGCCCTGAACAACGGCCTGTCGGCCGTCTCCGATCTGAACAAAGCCGCCGCCTTGGATCCCCAGTTGTATGACGCTTATATGGGCATCGGCTCTTTTCACTATTTCCGCACCAAGGCCACCAGCGTTCTGAAGTGGCTGCCTTTCATCGGCGACAACCGGGAACAGGGCACAGCAGAGATCAAGCTGGCGATAGAAAAGGGGCGCTATTCAAAGGTAATGGCCCAGAACGGCCTAGCCTGGATATATGTAGATTATGAAAAATACCCGCTGGCCCTGGAGCAGGCCCGGCAACTAGAGAATAGTTATCCTCAAAACCACGTTTTTTTTTGGATAGCCCCGGAAGTTTACTGGCGGACCAAGCAATGGGACAAGGGCTCCGACGGATATGCCCGGCTGCTGAAACTGCTGGACCAGAGCCAGCCGATGAACAATTTCAACCGGGTGGTCGTAGGCAGCCGCCTGGCCAAGTGTTACTACCAGCAGAAAAAATACCGGGAAGCCCTGGAAACATCCCAAAAAGCTCTGAACCTGGCTTTGGATGAACGGTCAGCCCGGCGGCTGAAATACGAAAGAGGCCGGGCTTACGAAGTGCTTAAGCAGGCTGAGAAGAAACTTAAGGACAGTAAGTGA
- a CDS encoding NAD(P)/FAD-dependent oxidoreductase, translated as MELLNCQYDTVVIGAGPAGALAAETLAQSGHSVLLLEKHREVGIPLCCAEAVSLKSLELFCRPDPKWIAAPINGAVLYSPDGTEVAVPWPGVGYVLERKLFDRCLVQRAAGTGAFVLVNAEAVGLIADEKGAFTGVRVLYRDQIRDVACRAVIGADGVESLTGAWAGLNTAMKPGELHSCVQYLMSGIDGPADMVRFWVGREISPGGYLWVFPKGEGRANVGLGILSTMAGQKKPGEYLDQFLKKHFPQARVIETMCGGTPALEEDHPMVSRNVLLAGDAARLTDPLSGAGIAIAMASGQMAARQISEYLKTGSEKALGDYPALWWSGLWKDIKYHAKVRRAFLKLEDDDMNRIARLLAKLLKDKDPSKINPIDVAKQVVRSDPGLLLLGRHLL; from the coding sequence ATGGAATTACTCAACTGTCAATATGATACAGTGGTCATCGGTGCCGGTCCGGCCGGAGCATTGGCCGCCGAAACGTTAGCCCAGTCGGGTCATTCGGTGTTGCTTTTGGAGAAGCACCGAGAGGTAGGCATCCCACTATGCTGCGCCGAGGCCGTCAGCCTGAAGAGCCTGGAGCTGTTCTGCCGGCCGGACCCCAAATGGATAGCTGCGCCCATCAACGGGGCAGTGCTATATTCACCGGACGGCACCGAAGTGGCGGTGCCCTGGCCTGGAGTGGGGTACGTGCTGGAACGCAAATTGTTTGACCGCTGTCTGGTCCAACGGGCGGCCGGAACCGGAGCTTTTGTGCTGGTCAATGCCGAGGCGGTGGGCCTGATCGCTGATGAAAAGGGAGCCTTTACCGGGGTCAGGGTCCTGTACCGGGACCAGATACGAGATGTCGCCTGCCGGGCCGTCATCGGGGCCGACGGGGTGGAATCCTTGACCGGAGCCTGGGCCGGACTGAACACGGCCATGAAACCTGGCGAACTGCATTCCTGCGTACAGTACCTGATGTCAGGAATCGACGGTCCCGCGGACATGGTCAGGTTTTGGGTGGGGAGGGAGATTTCTCCCGGCGGTTATTTATGGGTCTTCCCCAAGGGGGAGGGCCGGGCCAATGTGGGACTTGGTATCCTGAGCACTATGGCCGGGCAAAAAAAGCCCGGTGAATATCTGGATCAATTCCTTAAAAAACATTTTCCCCAGGCCCGGGTCATAGAGACCATGTGCGGAGGCACGCCGGCGCTGGAGGAAGACCATCCCATGGTATCCAGGAACGTGCTGCTGGCCGGCGATGCCGCCCGGCTGACCGATCCCCTGTCCGGGGCCGGGATCGCCATTGCCATGGCCTCGGGGCAGATGGCCGCCCGCCAAATATCGGAATACCTGAAGACCGGGAGCGAAAAGGCACTCGGGGATTATCCCGCCCTTTGGTGGTCGGGCCTGTGGAAGGACATCAAATACCACGCCAAGGTCCGCCGGGCTTTCTTGAAACTGGAAGATGATGACATGAACCGGATCGCCCGGCTGCTGGCCAAACTGCTGAAGGACAAGGATCCGTCAAAAATAAATCCCATAGACGTGGCCAAGCAGGTGGTAAGGTCGGACCCCGGCCTGCTGCTTTTAGGAAGGCACCTGCTGTGA
- a CDS encoding glycosyltransferase family 4 protein yields MKNLLILSYYYPPLGLSGVQRTVKFVKYLPQFGWNPIVIAPRPRGSYIYDPALGAEVAQAKVFRTWSLDPLFLSPQKNTGSAIHKNSLASRINRWLLPDNKTGWIPFALQAGMKAARQFPIDAIYSTAPPYSSHLAGVLLKKFLDRPLVADFRDAWTSYTWTKYPAGPLRKLDHKMEELVLKNADLVTAVNSRILDDLCGLHPRIDGSKFHLVSHGYDPEDFAGASSPDPDHFTIAYTGTFINNRSPRTLFEAVKLLRKQNFSGLNKLRIVFAGSHRESDLALVKEFELNSIVRFTGYLTHRQSIKILTEANLLWLTMGPEETANVTPGKLFEYLGSQKPIAASIPSNGAAAKIVIGAGAGSVVAPDDTSGLAGIIRQQMSAWENKKTASPIDPERLKFFDRRLITQQFSDLLNGLS; encoded by the coding sequence ATGAAGAACCTTCTGATATTAAGCTACTACTATCCGCCTCTGGGATTAAGCGGGGTACAGCGGACCGTCAAGTTCGTCAAATACCTGCCCCAGTTCGGGTGGAACCCCATCGTCATCGCGCCCCGCCCCCGCGGCAGCTACATATATGACCCGGCCCTTGGTGCCGAAGTGGCCCAAGCCAAAGTGTTCCGCACCTGGTCCCTGGATCCGCTTTTTTTATCTCCCCAAAAGAACACCGGATCCGCCATTCACAAGAACTCCCTTGCTTCCCGGATAAACCGCTGGCTGTTGCCGGACAACAAGACCGGCTGGATCCCCTTTGCCCTGCAGGCTGGCATGAAGGCTGCCAGGCAATTCCCCATTGATGCCATCTATTCCACCGCTCCCCCCTATTCCTCCCACTTGGCCGGGGTATTGCTGAAAAAGTTTTTAGATAGGCCATTGGTGGCTGATTTTCGTGATGCCTGGACCAGTTATACCTGGACCAAATATCCGGCCGGCCCCCTGCGAAAATTGGACCATAAAATGGAAGAACTGGTTTTAAAAAACGCCGACCTGGTCACTGCGGTCAATAGCCGGATACTTGATGATCTCTGCGGCCTTCATCCCAGGATTGACGGTTCCAAATTTCATCTGGTCTCCCACGGTTACGACCCCGAAGATTTTGCCGGAGCCTCAAGTCCGGATCCGGATCATTTTACCATTGCCTACACCGGTACTTTCATCAACAATCGCAGCCCCAGGACCCTGTTCGAGGCTGTTAAGCTGCTCCGGAAGCAGAATTTTTCCGGGCTGAACAAATTAAGGATAGTGTTTGCCGGCAGTCACCGGGAGAGTGACCTGGCTTTAGTAAAAGAATTCGAGTTGAACTCCATTGTCCGGTTTACCGGGTACCTTACCCACCGGCAAAGCATAAAGATTCTGACGGAGGCCAATCTGTTGTGGCTGACAATGGGGCCTGAGGAGACCGCCAACGTCACACCCGGTAAATTATTTGAGTATTTAGGCTCCCAAAAACCCATCGCCGCCTCCATTCCTTCAAATGGAGCGGCGGCCAAGATAGTTATTGGTGCGGGAGCCGGCTCCGTGGTTGCCCCTGATGATACGTCCGGCTTGGCCGGGATCATCCGGCAGCAGATGTCCGCCTGGGAGAACAAAAAAACAGCATCCCCGATTGACCCGGAAAGGCTGAAATTCTTCGACCGGCGGCTCATCACCCAACAGTTTAGCGATTTGCTGAACGGACTGTCATGA